The Deltaproteobacteria bacterium RBG_16_64_85 genomic interval AAGCGCATGGATTATACGGAGTACGGGGGGGCGCCGCTGCTCGGAGTGAAGGGAGGTGTGGTGATCTGCCACGGCTCATCCGACGCGAAGGCGATGAAGAACGCGATCCGATCCGCCGGATCGCTCCATCGGTGCGGCGTCGAAGAGGAGATCGCCGTTTTGGTCGCGCGGGGCGGTTACGTGCGGGACGAGGAAGCGGCCGCGGAATAGGGCGGATGCCCACGCGGCGGGAGGGGGAGAAAAAGGTGGGATCCAAGATCATCGGTGTGGGGGGCTACGCCCCGCCGAAAATCCTGAACAACGACGACTTCGAAAAGATGGTCGACACGAACGACGAGTGGATCTCGACGCGTACGGGGATCAAGGAGCGCCGGATCGCCGAACCGGGGTCGGCGACCTCCGACCTGTGCCTGGAGGCCTCCCGCTTGGCGCTGGCGGACGCCGGCGTGGACGCGGGGGAGCTGGACATCGTTGTGGTGGGGACCTGTACCCCCGATATGCCTTTGCCCTCCACGGCCTGCTTTCTCCAGATGAAACTGGGGGCAATCCGCGCGTTCGCGCTGGACCTCAACGCGGCGTGCTCCGGGTTCGTCTATTCCCTCACCGTGGCGGATGCCTTGATCCGGGCGGGGCGCGGGAAAAAGGTCCTGGTCGTGGGGGCGGAAATATTGTCTTCCCTCACGGACTACACCGACCGTTCCACGTGCATCCTCTTCGGGGACGGGGCGGGGGCGGTGGTGCTCTCCGAATGCGGCGACGGGGAGGGGGTCTTGAGCTGCCACCTCCACTCGGACGGGAACCTGTGGGAGATGATTCACTGCCCGGGCGGGGGAACCGTCGACCCCTGCGATCCGATGACGATGAAGAAACGGACGAACTTTATCCGGATGGCGGGCAACGAGACGTTCAAATGCGCCGTGAATCGGATGGCCGAGGTGAGCCAGGAAGCGCTGGCCCGGAACGGCTTCACGGTCGCGGATATCGACCTTTTCATTCCCCACCAGGCCAATCTGCGGATCATCACCGCGGTGGGGAAACGGCTGGGGGTCCCCGAGGGAAAGGTGTTCGTCAACCTGGAACGTTACGGAAACACCTCCGCGGCTTCGATCCCGATTGCGCTCGCGGAGGCGCGGGAGAAGGGGCGTTACTCGAAGGGCGACCTCGTGCTCCTGGCGGCGTTCGGCGGCGGGCTCACCTGGGGCTCCGCGCTTCTGCGGATGTGAGAGGGACGACGGTGGGGATCGGTCTCCTTTTTCCCGGGCAGGGCTCGCAGTTCGCGGGGATGGGGAAGGAGCTGCACGAGGCGTATCCGGCCGCTCGCGCCGTGTTCGAGGAAGCGTCCGACGCTGCTGGGATGGACTTGGCGGCGCTCTGCTTTCGCGGCACCGAGGAGGAATTGCGGCTGACCGAAAACACGCAACCGGCGATTTTCACCGTCAGCGTTGCGGCGTTCCGAGCGCTCGAGGCGGAAACCGGGATCCAGCCGCTCTGCGCCGCGGGGCACTCCCTGGGGGAGTACTCGGCTCTGGTTGCGTCGGGCGTGCTGTCCGTGGGAGATGCGGCGCGCGTCCTGCGTTCCCGGGGAAGGTACATGCAGGAGGCCGTGAAGGTGGGGGAGGGTGCGATGGCTGCTCTGATCGGCCTCGCTCCCGAGGGGGTGGCCGCGGCCTGCCGGTCGGGCGCCGCGAAGGGCGTCGTCGAGCCGGCGAACTTCAACGGCGGGGACCAGGTCGTGATTTCCGGGAGCGCGGAGGCGGTGTACGCCGCCTGCGAGGCGGCCAAATCGGCGGGCGCGAAGAGAGCGATGCCGCTGCCGGTCAGTGCGCCCTTTCACTGCTCCCTGATGCAACCGGCCGCCGATCGACTCGCCCCGGAGCTTCGCGCCCTGGCGCAGGGACCGTTCCGGTTCCCGGTGGTGGCGAACGTCACCGCGGATCCGTATCCTCCCGCCGCCCCGGCTGCCGAATGGCTCATCCGCCAGATCGTCGCCCCGGTCCGCTGGGAGGAATGCATCCGGAACATGCGGGGGATGGGCGTCGCCGCATTCCTGGAGGTGGGGCCGGGAAAAGTGCTCTCCGGGCTGCTCCGTCGGATCGATCGGGACGCTGTCGTGGCGGCTTTCTGTGCGCCCGTCGACTTGACCGGGGTCCGCGGCCTCCCCGGATGGAGTTTTCTCTTGAACGATTACCGGTAATGAGGATATGAACTTCGGGAAGGGGGGCTAAGGCGATGCGGCTTGCGGACAAGGTCGCTCTGGTCACCGGCTCTGCGCGGGGGATCGGGAAAGCCATTGTGGAGCGGTTCGCCGCCGAAGGGGCCGTCGTGGTGATCAGCGACGTGGCCAACGAGACCGCCGCCCGGGAAACCCTCGCCGGCCTCGAGAAGAACGGGAGCAAGGGGAGGGTGGAGATGTTCGACGTCGGGGACGCCGCCCAGGTCGATGCCGCCGTTGCCAATATCCTCGCTGCGCAGGGGAGGATCGACATCCTGGTGAACAACGCGGGGATCACCCGGGACAACCTCCTGATGCGGATGTCCGAGGAGGATTTCGACGCGGTCGTCCGGACCAACCTGAAAGGGACCTTTCTCCTCACCAAGGCCGTGTCACGGCACATGATCAAGCAGCGGGGCGGCCGGATCATCAACATGAGCTCGGTCGTCGGGTTGATGGGGAACGCGGGGCAGTCGAACTATTCGGCGGCGAAGGCGGGGATCGCGGGCTTCACCAAGTCGATGGCGCGCGAGCTCGGCTCGCGGGGGATCACGGTGAACGCCATCGCGCCCGGGTTCATCCAGACAGCCATGACGGCGAGCCTGCCGGAGGCGGTGCAGAAATCGTTCATGGAGCAGATTCCCCTGAAGAGGTTTGCCGCCCCGGAGGAAGTCGCGGAGCTTGCGCTTTACCTGGCAACGGATGGCGCGGGTTACGTCACCGGGCAGGTGATCGGGATCAACGGCGGGCTGTACATGTGAGAGTATATCAAAAGGAAGGGAGGACCACAGATGTCGGTTGAGAAAAAAGTGAAGGAGATCGTGGCGGAGCAACTGGGGAAGGACGTGAACGACGTTACGATCCAAGCGTCGTTCATCGACGACCTGGGTGCGGATTCGCTCGATATCGTGGAGCTGGTGATGAAGATGGAAGAGGAGTTCGGGATCGAGATCCCGGACGAGGATGCCGAGAAGATCAAGACCGTGAACGACGTCGTGGAGTACATCAAGGCCCACGCGAAATAACGATGGATCCGCGGGGTCCGGCGGCGGAAAGGACGCCTACGGAACGCGGTCCGCGATGGGAAGGGAACCGGATGCGGAGAGTGGTCGTAACTGGGTTGGGGGCGGTGACGCCGCTGGGGATCGGTGTGGAGCCGACGTGGGAGGCGCTCCTCGCCGGCCGGTCGGGCGTTTCGCTGATCACCAAGTTCGACGCGGCGGAATTCCCGACCAGGATTGCCGCCGAGGTCAAGGGGTTCGTCCCCGAGGACTTCGTCGACAGGAAAGAGATCAAGCGGATGGACCCGTTCATCCAGATCGCCATGGCGGCCGCCCATCTCGCCGTTACCGATTCCGGATTGACGATCGACGAGAGGCTCGGTCCCCGCATCGGGGTCTACGTGGGGAGCGGGCTGGGGGGGCTCACCACGCTCGAGCATTACCACAAGGCGTATCTCGAGGGGGGAGCCCGCAAGATCAGCCCCTTCTTCATCCCGATGCTGATCTCCAACCTGGCTCCCGGCCACATCGCGATGAAGTACGGGGCGAAGGGGCCGAACATCACGACCACCACGGCCTGCGCGGCCTCGAGCCACGCGGTCGGGGAGGCGCTCGAGGCGATCCGGCGGGGAGCCTGCGACGCGGTGATCGCGGGCGGGTCGGAGGCCACCATCACCGTGATGGGCCTCGGTGGATTCTGCGCCATGAAGGCGCTCTCCACCCGGAACGGAGACCCCGCCGCGGCGTCCCGGCCCTTCGACAAGGATCGCGACGGCTTCGTGATGGGGGAAGGCGCGGCCATGCTCATCCTGGAAGAGCTGGAATTTGCGAAGCGGCGCGGCGCGAAGATCTACGCGGAGCTGCTCGGCTACGGGGCATCGGCGGACGCCTACCACGTCACCGCCCCCGCTCCCGGCGGGGAAGGAGCGGTCCGCTGCATGCAGGCGGCGCTCGCGGACGGGCGGGTCAACCCCGAGGAGGTGGAGTACATCAACGCCCACGGGACCTCGACGCCCTACAACGACCTTTATGAAACGATGGCCATCAAGACCGTTTTCAAGGGTCACTCCTCCCGCCTGATGGTCAGCTCCACCAAGTCGATGACCGGCCACCTCCTGGGAGCGGCTGGCGCCATCGAGAGCGTCTTTTCCGTATTGGCGCTGCGCGACGGGATCGTCCCGCCGACGATCAACTACACGACGCCGGACCCGGAGTGCGACCTGGACTACGTGCCCAACACGTCGCGTAACCGGCCGATCCGTTATGTCCTTTCGAATTCGTTCGGGTTCGGCGGAACCAACTCGTGCCTGCTGTTCGGCAGGTTCCCTGGGTAGGCGGATGGACCGCATGACGCTGACCGTGGCGGTTGCGTCGGATCACGCCGGCCTGGAAATGAGACGGCGCCTCCGGGACGCTCTTGAGGAGTGGGGCTATGCCGTCCTGGACCTGGGCCCCGACGCCACCGACGCGGTGGACTACCCCGACTATGCGGAGGCGGTCGCCTTGCGCGTCTCCGGCGGCCAGGCGGCCCGGGGGGTCCTGGTCTGCGGGACCGGCGTCGGGATGTCGATCTCCGCCAACAAGTTCCCCAACGTCCGCGCGGCGCTGTTGTACGACGACTTCACGGCACGGCATGCCCGCCTGCACAACGACGCCAACGTGGCGGTCTTCGGCTCCCGGACGATGAAGGTCGACGCCGCGGTGGCCCGTCTCCGGATCTTTCTCTCCGAGCCTTTCGAGAAGGGGAGGCACGCCCGGAGGGTGGAGAAAATCAACGGCATCGAGAAACGCCTCGGCCTGCAGGCGTGAGATAAGGAGCGAAGCGCGCATGTCTATCCTGAAGACGGTGGATCCCGAGATCTACGAAGTCATCCGGCGGGAGACGGAGCGGCAGGCGTTCGGCTTGGAGCTGATCCCCTCCGAGAACTTCGTGAGCGAGGCCGTGCTGGAGGCGACCGGCTCCGTGCTGACGAACAAGTACGCGGAGGGGTACCCAGGGAAGCGGTACTACGGCGGATGCGAGTTCGTCGACCAGGCCGAGACGCTGGCCATCGAGCGGGCGAAGAAGATCTTCGGAGCCGAGCACGTAAACGTCCAGCCGCATTCCGGCTCCCAGGCCAACATGGCGGTCTACTTGGCCGCGATGACTCCCGGCGACACCATGCTGGGGATGAACCTCTCCCACGGCGGGCACCTGACGCACGGCAGCCCGGTCAACTTTTCCGGAAAGCTGTTCAACGTCGTTTCGTACGGCGTGCGGCCGGACACGGAGACGATCGACTTCGACCAGGTGCGCGACCTGGCGATTCAGCACAAGCCCAAGATGATCGTCATCGGCGCGTCCGCATATCCCAGGATCATCGACTTCGCCCCCTTCCGGAAGATCGCGGACGAGACGGGCGCAATGCTGATGGCGGACATTGCCCACGTGGCGGGGCTCGTGGCCGTCGGCCTGCACCCCAATCCCGTCCCCTACTGCGAGTTCGTGACCACCACAACGCACAAGACGCTGCGGGGGCCCCGGGCGGGGATCATCCTGTGTCGCGAGGAGATGGCCAAGAAGCTGAACTCGTCGATCTTTCCCGGCACCCAGGGCGGGCCGCTGATGCACGTCATCGCGGCGAAGGCGGTGGCGCTCAAGGAGGCGATGACTCCGGAGTTCAAGGTGTACCAGGCGCAGATCGTCCGCAACGCCCGGGCCATGGCGGGGGCGATCGCCGGGCGGGGTTTCCGGCTCGTTTCCGGCGGGACGGACACCCACCTGTTCCTCGTCAATCTCAAGGATACCCCCCTGACCGGGAAGGACGCGCAGGAGGCACTCGACCGGGTGGGGATCACCGTCAACAAGAACACCGTTCCGTTCGAGACGCGCAGTCCGTTCGTCACCAGCGGCATCCGGGCCGGGACACCGGCAGTTACCACGCGCGGGATGAAGGAGCGCGAGATGGAGCGGATCGGGAATATGATCGCCGATATCCTCACGGCGCCCGGCGACTTCACCGTGGAGAAACGGGTGATGGCGGCCGTCCGCGACATCTGCGAGGCGTTCCCCCTCTACCCCGAACGGCTGGCGGCTTATGCGGGAAGCTAAACGTTGAAGACGGCGGCGCGCGTGCGGCCTGACTGGGACACCTATTTCATGGACATGGCGAAGCTGGCGTCCCGGCGATCGTCCTGCCTGCGGCGCGCGGTGGGCGCGGTGCTGGTCAAGGACCGCCGTCTTTTGGCCACGGGGTACAACGGTGTCCCGTCCGGAGTCACCCATTGTGAGGTGACAGGATGCCTCCGGGAGAAGCTGAACGTCCCGTCGGGAGAGCGGCACGAGCTGTGCCGCGGGCTCCACGCGGAGCAGAACGCGATCATCCAGGCGGCGTTCCACGGCGTTTCGATCCGCGACGCCGTCCTCTACTGCACGAACCTTCCCTGCATCATCTGCGCAAAGATGCTGATCAACGCCGGCGTCCGGCGGATCGTCTACCTGGAAGGCTACGCCGACCCGCTCACCGAGGAGATGATCCGGGAGGTGGGCATGGAGCTGGTCCGCCTGGAGGAGCGCGATCCTTGAAGTGCCCCCGGTGTGGCCATGTCGACAACAAGGTGGTCGACTCCCGCGCGGGCAAGGAAGGAGACGTCATACGGAGGCGGCGGGAGTGCCTCTCCTGCCGCAAGCGGTTCACCACCTACGAACGGATCGAGGAGGAACTCCCCCTGGTTATCAAGCGCGACGGGCGCCGGGAGTCCTTCGACCGCCAGAAGATCCTCAGCGGCATCCTCAAGGCGTGCGAGAAGCGGCCGATCAGCTACGCCACCATCGAAAAAGTCGTGGAAACCCTGGAAGGGGAATTCCAGGCTTCCGGGGAGAAGGAGATCTCCTCGGTGGAGATCGGGGGGCGCGTCATGGCGGAGCTGTTGAAGCTGGATGACGTGGCGTACGTCCGGTTCGCCTCGGTGTACCGCCAGTTCAAGGATCTGAGCCAGTTCGTGGAGGAGATCAAGACGCTCATCTCCGAACCGACGGACCGCCCGACGAAGCCGTAAGGGGCCCGCGCGATGCGACACCGTCAATCGTCCGCTCAGATCTCCCTTCGGCTGCGCCGCCTCGGAGGGGGACTCCGTTCGTGGCTCGCCGTGCGGTGGATCCGCACGGCTGCGCACCGGCCTCCAGGGCTCCATTCCCTCAGATCCCGGCATTCGAGGGCCGCTGCATCCGCCCCGGCTTCGTTGCCCTCCCTCACCGTACCGCAGCGGTACGCTTCGGTCGGGCGCCTCGCCGGACGCGGCGCATCGACCCTCTCAGTGCACGGCCTCTGCGGGAACGGAACCCTGAAGGCCGGTCTCACTGCGCCCCCCTCCTGCGGCGGCTCCGCCGGACCTTCCCGCGGCGTGTGCCTTCCGTCGATGGCGCGTACCGCCCGCACGGAAGGTGCAGCCGAAGGGGGGCCTCGCGCAGCGAGCAGCCACAATCGCGGAACCGGCGTAGGCCACGCGTTCCTGGCAACGGAGAGCTTGGCGGTCGGTTACGGGAGACCGAAGGCCGGGGATAGGAAATTGGGGCACGTTTGCTGGACGAAGCCGGGGAGCCATGGCGGATCGCCAGCGAGGTCCCCCCTGAGGCGCAGCACCTTACGTGCCTGGCGTCTCGTTTCACCGGGGGAGGGCCTGACGTGACCTTCCCGCGGCCCGAGTTCATGCGGATGGCCCTCCGGCTCGCCCGAAAGGGCGTCGGGCGGACCTCGCCGAACCCCGCGGTGGGAGCGGTCCTCGTCCGGGGCGGGAAAGTCGTCGGCTGCGGTGTTCACCGGGCCGCTGGACTGCCCCACGCGGAAGTGGAGGCGATCCGGGACGCCGGATCCTTGGCTACGGGGGCCGACCTTTACGTGACCCTGGAGCCGTGCTGCCATGTCGGTCGCACGGGTCCGTGCACCGAGGCGATCCTGTCCGCGGGAATCCGGCGGGTCGCGGCCGCCATGAAGGACCCGAACCCGCTGGTCTCCGGCAAGGGGCTTTCGGCTCTCCGAAGGGCGGGTGTTGCGGTGGCCGACGGCCTTCTCGAGGAGGAGGCGCGGTCTCTCAACCGCCCCTATTGCCGGTGGGTGGTTTCCGGGAAGCCCTACGTCACCCTGAAACTCGCAATGTCGCTGGATGGACAGATTGCCTCCTCCACGGGAATGTCCCGATGGATCAGCGGGGAGGAGTCCCGCAAGAGGACCCACCGGATGCGTGCGGAAACCGACGCCGTGCTGGTCGGGGGGGGGACCTTCCGAAAGGACGATCCGCTGCTCTCTTCCCGCATCCCGGGAGGAAGAGATCCCCGGCGTGTTATCCTCACCTCGCGCCTGTCGGATATTTCCGGTCGTCGGCTTTTCCGACAGGGGCAGGGAAAGATCCTCTTTGTCTGCCCTCGGGGCGTTTCCGACCGCGACATGAAACGGGTTGTTTCCCTTGGGGGGAGGGTGCTCCGGCTCCCATCCCGGGGAGGGCGTATTCCCGCGGAGGTTTTCCTTCGGGCATTGGGGAAGGAAGGTGTGACGTCCCTCCTGGTGGAGGGAGGGGGGAGGACCGCCGGGTGGCTGGTCTCCGCCGGAGCCGTCGACCGGTTCGTATTCTTCCTCGCCCCGCTGCTGCTGGGGGAAGGGATGCGGGCGGTGACGGGATTCCGGGCACGATCTGTGGCCGGAGGCAGGAAACTGGCGATCACGGATGTCCGCCGCGCGGGGGACGATCTTGTGGTGACGGCGGAGCCCCAAGTGCCTCAGTTCACAAATACGGTCAGCACCGAGAGCGTCGATGCGCCGCTCCGGCAAGGCGCGCGACTGAGGCGTACTTAGATAGTACGGCGTAAGGAGCGCAACGCAGCAGGGGCGGATGCAGCGGCGTTCGAATGCGACTGTATTTGTGAATTGAGGTACTAAAGGGGACGGGGGGATAAATGTTTACGGGCATCGTGGAGGAAGTCGGAACGGTCGTTTCTTTCGCGCCCGAAGGGACCGGCGCCGTCCTGGAAGTGTCCACGGGGCTGCCTTTGGAGGAGATCCGGGCGGGCGACTCCATTTCGGTTTC includes:
- a CDS encoding 3-oxoacyl-[acyl-carrier-protein] reductase; translated protein: MRLADKVALVTGSARGIGKAIVERFAAEGAVVVISDVANETAARETLAGLEKNGSKGRVEMFDVGDAAQVDAAVANILAAQGRIDILVNNAGITRDNLLMRMSEEDFDAVVRTNLKGTFLLTKAVSRHMIKQRGGRIINMSSVVGLMGNAGQSNYSAAKAGIAGFTKSMARELGSRGITVNAIAPGFIQTAMTASLPEAVQKSFMEQIPLKRFAAPEEVAELALYLATDGAGYVTGQVIGINGGLYM
- a CDS encoding riboflavin biosynthesis protein RibD, with translation MTFPRPEFMRMALRLARKGVGRTSPNPAVGAVLVRGGKVVGCGVHRAAGLPHAEVEAIRDAGSLATGADLYVTLEPCCHVGRTGPCTEAILSAGIRRVAAAMKDPNPLVSGKGLSALRRAGVAVADGLLEEEARSLNRPYCRWVVSGKPYVTLKLAMSLDGQIASSTGMSRWISGEESRKRTHRMRAETDAVLVGGGTFRKDDPLLSSRIPGGRDPRRVILTSRLSDISGRRLFRQGQGKILFVCPRGVSDRDMKRVVSLGGRVLRLPSRGGRIPAEVFLRALGKEGVTSLLVEGGGRTAGWLVSAGAVDRFVFFLAPLLLGEGMRAVTGFRARSVAGGRKLAITDVRRAGDDLVVTAEPQVPQFTNTVSTESVDAPLRQGARLRRT
- a CDS encoding serine hydroxymethyltransferase (catalyzes the reaction of glycine with 5,10-methylenetetrahydrofolate to form L-serine and tetrahydrofolate); translation: MSILKTVDPEIYEVIRRETERQAFGLELIPSENFVSEAVLEATGSVLTNKYAEGYPGKRYYGGCEFVDQAETLAIERAKKIFGAEHVNVQPHSGSQANMAVYLAAMTPGDTMLGMNLSHGGHLTHGSPVNFSGKLFNVVSYGVRPDTETIDFDQVRDLAIQHKPKMIVIGASAYPRIIDFAPFRKIADETGAMLMADIAHVAGLVAVGLHPNPVPYCEFVTTTTHKTLRGPRAGIILCREEMAKKLNSSIFPGTQGGPLMHVIAAKAVALKEAMTPEFKVYQAQIVRNARAMAGAIAGRGFRLVSGGTDTHLFLVNLKDTPLTGKDAQEALDRVGITVNKNTVPFETRSPFVTSGIRAGTPAVTTRGMKEREMERIGNMIADILTAPGDFTVEKRVMAAVRDICEAFPLYPERLAAYAGS
- a CDS encoding ribose 5-phosphate isomerase B, whose translation is MTLTVAVASDHAGLEMRRRLRDALEEWGYAVLDLGPDATDAVDYPDYAEAVALRVSGGQAARGVLVCGTGVGMSISANKFPNVRAALLYDDFTARHARLHNDANVAVFGSRTMKVDAAVARLRIFLSEPFEKGRHARRVEKINGIEKRLGLQA
- a CDS encoding cytidine deaminase: MDMAKLASRRSSCLRRAVGAVLVKDRRLLATGYNGVPSGVTHCEVTGCLREKLNVPSGERHELCRGLHAEQNAIIQAAFHGVSIRDAVLYCTNLPCIICAKMLINAGVRRIVYLEGYADPLTEEMIREVGMELVRLEERDP
- a CDS encoding acyl carrier protein, with the translated sequence MSVEKKVKEIVAEQLGKDVNDVTIQASFIDDLGADSLDIVELVMKMEEEFGIEIPDEDAEKIKTVNDVVEYIKAHAK
- a CDS encoding beta-ketoacyl-[acyl-carrier-protein] synthase II, which translates into the protein MRRVVVTGLGAVTPLGIGVEPTWEALLAGRSGVSLITKFDAAEFPTRIAAEVKGFVPEDFVDRKEIKRMDPFIQIAMAAAHLAVTDSGLTIDERLGPRIGVYVGSGLGGLTTLEHYHKAYLEGGARKISPFFIPMLISNLAPGHIAMKYGAKGPNITTTTACAASSHAVGEALEAIRRGACDAVIAGGSEATITVMGLGGFCAMKALSTRNGDPAAASRPFDKDRDGFVMGEGAAMLILEELEFAKRRGAKIYAELLGYGASADAYHVTAPAPGGEGAVRCMQAALADGRVNPEEVEYINAHGTSTPYNDLYETMAIKTVFKGHSSRLMVSSTKSMTGHLLGAAGAIESVFSVLALRDGIVPPTINYTTPDPECDLDYVPNTSRNRPIRYVLSNSFGFGGTNSCLLFGRFPG
- a CDS encoding 3-oxoacyl-ACP synthase, whose amino-acid sequence is MPTRREGEKKVGSKIIGVGGYAPPKILNNDDFEKMVDTNDEWISTRTGIKERRIAEPGSATSDLCLEASRLALADAGVDAGELDIVVVGTCTPDMPLPSTACFLQMKLGAIRAFALDLNAACSGFVYSLTVADALIRAGRGKKVLVVGAEILSSLTDYTDRSTCILFGDGAGAVVLSECGDGEGVLSCHLHSDGNLWEMIHCPGGGTVDPCDPMTMKKRTNFIRMAGNETFKCAVNRMAEVSQEALARNGFTVADIDLFIPHQANLRIITAVGKRLGVPEGKVFVNLERYGNTSAASIPIALAEAREKGRYSKGDLVLLAAFGGGLTWGSALLRM
- a CDS encoding transcriptional regulator NrdR codes for the protein MKCPRCGHVDNKVVDSRAGKEGDVIRRRRECLSCRKRFTTYERIEEELPLVIKRDGRRESFDRQKILSGILKACEKRPISYATIEKVVETLEGEFQASGEKEISSVEIGGRVMAELLKLDDVAYVRFASVYRQFKDLSQFVEEIKTLISEPTDRPTKP
- a CDS encoding [acyl-carrier-protein] S-malonyltransferase, with translation MGKELHEAYPAARAVFEEASDAAGMDLAALCFRGTEEELRLTENTQPAIFTVSVAAFRALEAETGIQPLCAAGHSLGEYSALVASGVLSVGDAARVLRSRGRYMQEAVKVGEGAMAALIGLAPEGVAAACRSGAAKGVVEPANFNGGDQVVISGSAEAVYAACEAAKSAGAKRAMPLPVSAPFHCSLMQPAADRLAPELRALAQGPFRFPVVANVTADPYPPAAPAAEWLIRQIVAPVRWEECIRNMRGMGVAAFLEVGPGKVLSGLLRRIDRDAVVAAFCAPVDLTGVRGLPGWSFLLNDYR